The following coding sequences are from one Paraburkholderia caballeronis window:
- a CDS encoding ABC transporter ATP-binding protein: MATNPREPDRAPLLDVRIDEKRYAERSVLARVALRVGRGEIVSLIGPSGCGKSTLLRIVAGLDRAFRGEVRLDGEVQHGPSPRIGVIFQEPRLLPWLTVADNVGFELGRHGGRDPRVAPLLAEVGLAGSERALPRALSGGMAQRVALARGLFSQPGLLLLDEPFSAVDAMTRMRLQALLLALVNAHGTGALIVTHDLDEALYLSDRVLLMAPAPGRIDREIAIERPRPRDRRDPLLAGLRGELLERLDAIGATAG; the protein is encoded by the coding sequence ATCGCGACGAATCCGCGCGAGCCGGACCGCGCGCCGCTGCTCGACGTGCGCATCGACGAAAAACGCTACGCGGAGCGTTCCGTGCTGGCGCGCGTCGCGCTGCGCGTCGGCCGTGGCGAGATCGTCAGCCTCATCGGCCCGAGCGGTTGCGGGAAGAGCACGTTGCTGCGCATCGTCGCCGGGCTCGACCGGGCGTTTCGCGGCGAGGTCCGGCTCGACGGCGAGGTTCAGCACGGGCCGTCGCCGCGCATCGGCGTGATCTTCCAGGAGCCTCGGCTGCTGCCCTGGCTGACGGTCGCGGACAACGTCGGCTTCGAACTGGGCCGTCACGGCGGACGCGATCCGCGCGTCGCGCCGTTGCTCGCCGAAGTCGGACTCGCCGGATCCGAACGTGCGTTGCCGCGCGCGTTGTCGGGCGGCATGGCGCAGCGGGTTGCGCTCGCGCGCGGGCTGTTCTCGCAGCCGGGGCTGCTGCTGCTCGACGAACCGTTCAGCGCGGTCGATGCGATGACGCGCATGCGGCTCCAGGCGCTGCTGCTTGCGCTGGTGAACGCGCATGGGACCGGCGCGCTGATCGTCACGCACGATCTGGACGAGGCGCTGTACCTGAGCGACCGGGTGCTGTTGATGGCGCCTGCGCCGGGACGCATCGACCGTGAAATCGCGATCGAGCGTCCGCGCCCGAGGGATCGGCGCGATCCCTTGCTTGCGGGCTTGCGCGGCGAGTTGCTGGAGCGGCTCGATGCGATCGGCGCGACCGCGGGATGA
- a CDS encoding ABC transporter permease subunit: MADVTSSRRSYVASKRLRAGVSKRWFYQWLSWLIPAVVVVLWEAAARAGLIAPQVLPAPSSVVETAWGLAKNGDLFVHLGVSLLRAATGFVIGGTAGLALGVIVGFSPLAQALFDRSIQMVRAIPFLAMLPLVIVWFGVGEVAKIFLVALAVLFPVYINTMLGIRQIDPKLMELAKVIGLDRAAIVRRIILPGAMPSILTGVRYALAHAWLALVIAETLATTKGIGFLAMDAREFLQTNVILLTMIIYAIIGVAADALVRALEGRFLSWHANYAKGEQP, from the coding sequence ATGGCTGACGTAACTTCTTCCCGCCGCAGCTATGTCGCTTCGAAACGTCTGCGCGCGGGTGTTTCGAAGCGCTGGTTCTATCAGTGGCTGTCGTGGCTGATCCCCGCCGTGGTCGTCGTGCTTTGGGAAGCCGCCGCGCGCGCGGGTCTCATCGCTCCGCAGGTTCTGCCGGCGCCGAGCAGCGTCGTCGAAACCGCATGGGGGCTCGCGAAAAACGGCGATCTGTTCGTTCACCTCGGCGTTTCGCTGCTGCGGGCCGCCACGGGTTTCGTCATCGGCGGAACGGCCGGCCTCGCGCTCGGCGTGATCGTCGGGTTCTCGCCGCTGGCGCAGGCGCTGTTCGACCGTTCGATCCAGATGGTGCGCGCGATACCGTTCCTTGCGATGCTGCCGCTCGTGATCGTCTGGTTCGGCGTCGGCGAGGTCGCGAAAATTTTCCTCGTCGCGCTCGCGGTGCTGTTCCCCGTCTACATCAACACGATGCTCGGCATCCGCCAGATCGACCCGAAGCTGATGGAACTGGCGAAGGTGATCGGGCTGGACCGCGCGGCGATCGTGCGCCGGATCATTCTGCCGGGCGCGATGCCGTCGATCCTCACCGGTGTGCGTTACGCGCTCGCGCACGCATGGCTCGCGCTGGTCATCGCCGAAACGCTCGCGACGACAAAAGGCATCGGCTTTCTCGCGATGGATGCGCGCGAATTCCTGCAGACCAACGTCATCCTGTTGACCATGATTATCTACGCGATCATCGGCGTCGCGGCGGACGCGCTGGTGCGCGCGCTCGAAGGCCGGTTCCTGTCGTGGCACGCGAATTACGCGAAAGGAGAGCAGCCATGA